One genomic region from Microcystis panniformis FACHB-1757 encodes:
- a CDS encoding HypC/HybG/HupF family hydrogenase formation chaperone produces MCLGIPGQITAIIDENHHLALVDVGGVKREVNITCIVDEDHPANTCVGDWVLVHVGFAMNRIDEDEAQETLSLLTQLAELEAEFNHN; encoded by the coding sequence ATGTGTTTAGGCATACCGGGACAAATTACAGCAATTATTGATGAAAACCATCATCTCGCTCTCGTCGATGTGGGGGGTGTAAAAAGAGAAGTAAATATTACTTGTATTGTTGATGAAGACCATCCTGCTAATACTTGTGTAGGGGATTGGGTATTAGTTCATGTGGGTTTTGCCATGAATCGAATCGATGAAGATGAGGCGCAAGAAACCTTAAGTTTATTAACACAATTAGCAGAATTAGAGGCAGAATTTAATCATAATTAA
- the tumA gene encoding antitoxin TumA, producing the protein MRKQTIQYTSSLDALIAVAKRLSVYENQHKMDSEDFYNEYNQGILSDDIIFIEWANDYRHYLALRQELEQILNHAA; encoded by the coding sequence ATGCGTAAACAGACCATTCAATATACATCTTCTTTAGATGCTTTGATTGCCGTTGCCAAGCGGCTTAGCGTCTATGAAAACCAACATAAAATGGATTCCGAAGATTTTTATAACGAATACAATCAGGGAATATTGTCAGATGATATAATCTTTATAGAATGGGCAAACGATTATCGTCATTACCTTGCTTTGCGTCAAGAATTAGAACAAATATTAAATCATGCTGCTTAA
- a CDS encoding DUF2283 domain-containing protein, which translates to MSKPKMRYFEQEDILHLTISDEPEANSVEINPNITAELNDLGELIGLEITNASSFIRDSILESTQGKILNLSPQ; encoded by the coding sequence ATGAGCAAACCTAAAATGAGATACTTTGAACAAGAAGACATTCTTCATTTAACTATTTCTGATGAACCAGAAGCTAACAGTGTAGAAATTAATCCAAATATTACGGCTGAACTTAATGATTTAGGAGAATTAATTGGCCTAGAGATTACTAATGCTAGTTCTTTTATCCGAGATTCAATTTTAGAGTCAACCCAAGGAAAAATATTAAATTTGTCCCCCCAATGA
- the clpB gene encoding ATP-dependent chaperone ClpB, with translation MQPTNPQQFTEKAWEAIVKTPDIAKQNSQQQIESEHLMKALLEQEGLAGSVFSKANISLARLRDRTDDFIRRQPKISNPGDSIYLGRSLDSLLDRAENYRREFGDDFISIEHLILGYAKDDRFGKNIFQEFGLTESKLKEIIQQVRGSQKVTDQNPEGKYEALEKYGRDLTQLAREGKLDPVIGRDDEIRRTIQILSRRTKNNPVLIGEPGVGKTAIVEGLAQRIINRDVPESLLDRTLISLDLGGLIAGAKYRGEFEERLKAVLKEVTDSQGNIIMFIDEIHTVVGAGATQGAMDAGNLLKPMLARGELRCIGATTLDEYRKYIEKDAALERRFQEVLVDEPNVVDTISILRGLKERYEVHHGVKIADNALVAAALLSNRYISDRFLPDKAIDLVDEAAAKLKMEITSKPEELDEIDRKILQLEMEKLSLQREYDPASRERLEKLEKELANLKEEQSGLNAQWQGEKEIIDKVRGVKEAIEQVNLEIQQAERDYDYNRAAELKFGKLTDLQRQMSALETQLADKQTTGKSLLREEVLESDIAEIISKWTGIPLNKLIESEKEKLLNLEEELHESVIGQEEAVTAVAEAIQRSRAGLSDPNRPTASFIFLGPTGVGKTELAKALARNLFDTEEALVRIDMSEYMEKHSVSRLMGAPPGYVGYDEGGQLTEAIRRRPYSVILFDEIEKAHPDVFNVMLQILDDGRLTDSQGHLVDFKNTIIIMTSNIGSQYILDVAGDESRYEEMQARVMEAMRNSFRPEFLNRIDETIIFHSLQKAQLRSIVKLQTANLSDRLMEQKLALKLADIALDYLAEIGHDPVYGARPLKRAVQRYVETPIAKAILRGEFKGGDTIFVDVADERLTFKRLASPVVTA, from the coding sequence ATGCAGCCAACCAATCCACAACAATTTACAGAAAAAGCTTGGGAGGCAATCGTCAAAACGCCGGACATTGCCAAACAGAACAGCCAGCAACAAATCGAAAGCGAACATCTAATGAAAGCCCTTCTTGAACAGGAGGGATTAGCGGGCAGTGTCTTTAGTAAAGCTAATATTAGTCTAGCCCGTTTGCGGGATCGAACCGATGACTTTATCCGTCGTCAACCGAAAATCTCTAACCCCGGCGACTCGATTTATTTAGGTCGTAGTTTAGATAGTTTACTCGATCGAGCGGAAAATTATCGTCGAGAATTTGGAGATGACTTTATCTCGATCGAGCATTTGATTTTAGGTTACGCTAAAGATGATCGCTTCGGTAAAAATATTTTTCAAGAATTCGGACTTACCGAAAGCAAACTCAAAGAAATTATTCAACAAGTCAGAGGTAGTCAAAAAGTGACCGATCAGAATCCAGAAGGCAAATATGAAGCCCTAGAAAAATACGGGCGAGATCTCACCCAATTGGCACGAGAAGGTAAATTAGACCCCGTAATTGGACGGGATGACGAAATCCGTCGCACCATTCAGATTCTCTCTCGCAGAACTAAAAATAACCCAGTTTTAATCGGGGAACCGGGAGTAGGAAAAACAGCCATTGTCGAAGGATTAGCCCAGCGTATTATTAACCGCGATGTGCCAGAATCTCTGTTAGATCGGACTCTCATTTCTCTCGATTTAGGTGGCTTAATTGCGGGAGCAAAATATCGCGGGGAATTTGAGGAAAGATTAAAAGCTGTCCTCAAGGAAGTCACCGATTCCCAAGGCAATATCATCATGTTTATTGATGAAATTCATACCGTTGTCGGTGCGGGAGCCACTCAAGGGGCAATGGATGCGGGCAATTTATTAAAACCAATGTTAGCCCGGGGTGAATTGCGTTGTATTGGGGCCACTACCCTCGATGAATACCGCAAATATATCGAAAAAGATGCGGCATTAGAAAGACGCTTCCAAGAGGTTTTAGTAGATGAACCAAATGTGGTCGATACTATTTCGATTCTTCGCGGTCTTAAAGAACGTTATGAGGTGCATCATGGGGTAAAAATTGCCGATAATGCTTTAGTAGCAGCGGCACTGCTTTCTAATCGTTATATTAGCGATCGCTTTTTGCCCGATAAGGCCATTGATTTAGTTGATGAAGCGGCAGCCAAATTGAAGATGGAAATCACTTCTAAACCAGAAGAACTCGATGAAATTGATCGCAAAATTCTCCAGTTAGAAATGGAAAAACTTTCCCTACAACGGGAATACGATCCAGCTTCGCGAGAACGGTTAGAAAAGTTAGAAAAAGAACTAGCTAACCTCAAGGAAGAACAATCGGGATTAAATGCCCAATGGCAAGGGGAAAAAGAGATTATCGATAAAGTTCGTGGGGTTAAAGAAGCGATCGAACAAGTTAATCTGGAAATTCAACAGGCCGAACGAGATTATGATTATAATCGTGCCGCCGAATTAAAGTTCGGAAAATTAACCGATCTGCAGCGGCAAATGTCCGCCCTAGAAACTCAATTGGCCGACAAACAAACCACCGGTAAAAGTTTATTAAGGGAAGAAGTTCTCGAATCGGATATCGCCGAAATTATCTCGAAATGGACGGGAATTCCTCTCAATAAATTGATCGAATCGGAAAAAGAAAAACTCCTCAATCTGGAAGAGGAATTACACGAAAGTGTCATCGGTCAAGAGGAAGCAGTCACAGCCGTGGCCGAAGCGATTCAACGTTCCCGCGCCGGTTTATCGGATCCCAACCGTCCCACGGCCAGCTTTATTTTCCTCGGTCCGACGGGGGTTGGTAAGACAGAATTGGCGAAAGCTTTAGCGCGCAATCTCTTTGACACGGAAGAGGCTCTAGTTCGCATCGATATGTCGGAATACATGGAAAAACACAGCGTTTCCCGTCTCATGGGTGCGCCTCCGGGATACGTCGGCTACGATGAAGGGGGACAACTAACCGAGGCAATCCGGCGTCGTCCCTACTCTGTCATCCTCTTTGATGAGATTGAAAAAGCCCATCCCGACGTTTTTAACGTTATGTTACAAATCCTTGACGATGGGCGCTTAACCGACTCTCAAGGTCATCTGGTTGATTTTAAAAATACCATCATTATTATGACCAGTAATATCGGTTCTCAATACATTTTAGACGTGGCTGGTGATGAGTCTCGTTACGAGGAAATGCAGGCGCGGGTGATGGAAGCAATGCGGAATAGTTTCCGTCCCGAATTCCTCAATCGTATCGATGAAACGATTATTTTCCATAGTTTACAAAAAGCGCAACTGCGATCGATTGTCAAACTACAGACAGCCAATCTCAGCGATCGCTTGATGGAACAAAAATTAGCCCTGAAACTTGCCGATATTGCTCTCGATTATCTAGCAGAAATTGGTCACGATCCAGTGTACGGTGCGCGACCCTTAAAACGGGCAGTACAAAGATATGTGGAAACTCCGATCGCTAAGGCAATTCTGCGCGGCGAGTTCAAAGGGGGAGACACGATTTTTGTCGATGTGGCCGATGAAAGATTGACCTTTAAACGGTTAGCTTCCCCGGTAGTAACTGCTTAA
- a CDS encoding response regulator transcription factor translates to MNNQHQQNLGSLFTDVSYQVVSEIYKHDHHYCIIYLKEDQKKNYLKELKKSFVEVDQFEVNGQCFIILDVSSQIKSSAQEIAQLLSERELQIATLVALGQANKQIAHRLHISEWTVATYLRRIFAKLGVDSRAAMVYRCASLIQLLQSDFDVQELATI, encoded by the coding sequence ATGAATAACCAGCATCAGCAAAACCTTGGCTCTTTGTTCACCGATGTGTCCTATCAAGTAGTTTCAGAAATTTATAAGCACGATCATCACTACTGTATCATCTATCTAAAGGAAGATCAGAAAAAAAATTATTTAAAAGAATTAAAAAAATCTTTTGTTGAGGTGGATCAATTTGAAGTCAACGGTCAATGTTTTATTATTCTCGATGTATCCAGTCAAATTAAATCTTCCGCCCAAGAAATCGCCCAACTTCTCTCGGAAAGAGAACTACAAATCGCCACCCTAGTGGCCCTGGGACAAGCTAACAAACAGATAGCCCATCGCTTACATATTAGTGAATGGACTGTTGCTACCTATTTACGGCGAATTTTTGCCAAATTAGGGGTAGATAGTCGTGCCGCTATGGTCTATCGTTGTGCCTCTCTCATTCAACTGTTGCAATCAGATTTCGATGTTCAGGAATTAGCAACTATTTGA
- a CDS encoding BrnT family toxin has translation MNLQFEWDNLKAKLNLKKHGINFEEAKAVFRDPLAYIFDDEWHSVGEKREIIIGHDDKNRLLVVCFTERNQMIRIISARLTTKKERQDYEKYTGL, from the coding sequence ATGAACTTACAATTTGAGTGGGATAACCTTAAGGCAAAACTTAATCTCAAAAAGCATGGCATCAATTTTGAAGAAGCCAAGGCTGTTTTTCGAGATCCTCTAGCCTACATTTTTGATGATGAGTGGCATTCGGTCGGTGAAAAACGAGAAATTATTATCGGACACGATGACAAGAATCGCCTTTTAGTAGTTTGTTTTACTGAAAGAAATCAAATGATTCGTATTATCAGCGCACGTTTAACAACCAAAAAGGAACGCCAAGACTATGAAAAATACACAGGACTCTAA
- a CDS encoding transketolase C-terminal domain-containing protein, translating to MTTFPIDLSAYKPISLDPSNPTLTDDQRSALKANIQLCRDAIIFFTATGAARGVGGHTGGPYDTVPEVVILDALFRSQPSQFVPIFFDEAGHRVGTQYLMSALEGSLPPEQLMHYREANSKLPGHPELGLTPGVKFSSGRLGHMWPYVNGVALANPGKTVFCLGSDGSQQEGNDAEAARLAVAQHINVKLIIDDNDVTIAGNPSKYLPGYDVAKTLVGHGLKVLVGDGEDIDSLYRNICEAINTPGPIAIINKRPMCPGIEGLEGSNHGHDVISVPLALKYLEAKGHSTAVEYLNSIKKPSNDYKFLGSGDKWGSNRNVFGEAVVSLLGKMSEEERKAKVLVVDSDLEGSCGLKIIHDKHPEVFIPSGIMERGNLSAAAGFGMEKGKQGIFATFAAFLEMCISEITMARLNYSNLLCHFSHSGIDDMADNTCHFGLNNFFADNGLDDGYETRLYFPADAAQMTACVEATFHQPGLRFIFSTRSKTPNILDTKGNNFFGDGYTFVPGKDEVIREGTAGYIISFGDGLYRALDAVERLKQEGIDVGLINKPTLNGVDEEIIAKVGSSPFVLVVEAFNRRTGLGSRYGSWLLERGLTPKYAYIGTHHEGCGGLWEQFPHQGIDPVGIISKVKSLIA from the coding sequence ATGACAACCTTTCCCATCGATTTGAGCGCCTATAAACCCATCAGTCTCGACCCCAGTAACCCCACCCTCACCGACGACCAAAGAAGCGCCCTAAAAGCCAATATCCAACTCTGTCGCGATGCTATCATCTTTTTTACTGCCACGGGTGCAGCCCGGGGTGTGGGTGGACACACCGGCGGCCCCTACGATACCGTCCCGGAAGTGGTGATTCTCGATGCTCTTTTCCGCAGTCAACCTAGTCAATTTGTACCAATTTTCTTCGATGAAGCGGGACACCGCGTCGGTACTCAATATCTCATGTCTGCGTTAGAAGGTTCTTTACCCCCAGAACAATTAATGCACTACCGCGAGGCCAATTCTAAACTCCCCGGACACCCGGAATTAGGATTAACCCCCGGTGTCAAATTTAGTTCTGGCCGTTTAGGACATATGTGGCCCTACGTTAACGGTGTCGCTTTAGCTAACCCCGGAAAAACCGTTTTTTGTTTAGGTTCCGATGGTTCTCAACAGGAAGGCAATGACGCGGAAGCTGCCCGTTTAGCCGTAGCTCAACACATCAATGTTAAGCTAATTATTGATGATAATGATGTGACGATTGCCGGTAATCCCTCCAAATATTTACCCGGTTATGATGTGGCCAAAACTCTCGTTGGCCATGGTCTAAAAGTGTTAGTGGGAGATGGGGAAGATATCGATAGTTTGTATCGCAATATCTGTGAAGCAATTAATACTCCGGGCCCGATTGCGATTATTAATAAACGTCCCATGTGTCCCGGAATTGAAGGTTTAGAAGGTTCTAACCACGGTCATGATGTGATTTCTGTCCCCTTGGCTTTAAAATATTTAGAGGCAAAAGGACACAGCACCGCCGTGGAATATCTCAACAGTATTAAGAAGCCTTCTAATGACTATAAATTCCTCGGTTCTGGGGATAAATGGGGTTCTAACCGCAACGTTTTCGGCGAAGCTGTAGTCAGTCTTTTAGGCAAAATGAGCGAGGAAGAACGCAAGGCTAAGGTATTAGTAGTAGATAGCGATTTAGAGGGTTCCTGCGGTCTAAAAATTATCCACGATAAACATCCCGAAGTGTTTATTCCTTCCGGTATTATGGAACGGGGCAATCTTTCGGCGGCCGCTGGTTTTGGTATGGAGAAAGGTAAACAGGGAATTTTCGCTACTTTTGCCGCTTTTCTAGAAATGTGTATTTCTGAAATCACCATGGCCCGCTTGAATTATTCTAATCTTTTATGTCATTTTTCCCATTCCGGTATCGATGACATGGCGGATAATACCTGTCACTTTGGTTTGAATAATTTCTTTGCCGATAATGGACTCGATGACGGTTACGAAACCCGTCTTTATTTCCCGGCCGATGCGGCACAAATGACCGCTTGTGTCGAGGCAACTTTCCATCAACCCGGTTTACGTTTTATCTTCTCGACTCGTTCTAAAACTCCCAATATTCTTGATACTAAAGGCAATAATTTCTTTGGCGATGGTTACACCTTTGTCCCCGGAAAAGATGAAGTAATTCGGGAAGGCACTGCCGGTTATATCATCAGCTTTGGCGATGGTTTATACCGCGCTTTAGATGCAGTGGAACGTCTAAAACAAGAAGGGATCGACGTGGGTTTAATTAATAAACCGACTCTCAATGGGGTGGATGAAGAAATTATCGCTAAAGTTGGTAGTTCTCCCTTTGTTTTAGTGGTAGAAGCATTTAACCGTCGCACGGGTTTAGGTAGCCGTTATGGTTCTTGGTTACTCGAACGCGGTTTAACTCCTAAATACGCCTATATCGGTACTCACCACGAAGGTTGTGGCGGTTTATGGGAACAGTTCCCCCACCAAGGTATTGACCCAGTTGGTATCATCAGTAAAGTTAAATCTTTAATCGCTTAG
- a CDS encoding NAD(P)H dehydrogenase subunit NdhS, producing MILPGSTVRVTNPDDTYYKFEGLAQRLSDGKVAVLFEGGNWDKLVTFNLSELEEVIIAPAKGKK from the coding sequence ATGATTTTGCCAGGTAGTACCGTTCGAGTCACCAATCCCGATGATACCTATTATAAATTTGAAGGTTTAGCCCAGCGTTTAAGCGATGGGAAAGTGGCCGTTCTTTTTGAGGGGGGCAACTGGGATAAGTTAGTCACCTTTAATCTCTCGGAATTGGAAGAAGTAATTATTGCCCCCGCTAAAGGCAAAAAATAA
- the hypD gene encoding hydrogenase formation protein HypD, producing MKYVDEFRDPVKASGLIQQIEQLSIRISEKREKVTKIMEVCGGHTHSIFRYGIEAILPETIELIHGPGCPVCVMPRGRLDDAIFLAQQPNVILTTFGDTMRVPGSHFSLLQARAKGDDIRMVYSPRDALKIARENLDKEVIFLALGFETTVPSTALTILEAQRDGITNFSLFSNHVVIIPALKALLDNPDLQLDGFVGPGHVSMVIGTEPYQVIAQEYHKPVVVSGFEPLDILQSIWMVLKQLDEQRCEIENQYDRVVQNQGNRVALSAIKQVFELRDQFEWRGLGEIAQGGLKLRDEYSNFDAEKKFTLPNQRVKDHKACQCGEILKGVLKPWECKVFGTACTPEHPIGTCMVSSEGACAAYYKYGRHR from the coding sequence ATGAAATACGTTGATGAATTTCGTGATCCAGTTAAAGCGTCGGGATTAATTCAACAAATTGAACAATTATCGATAAGAATCTCTGAAAAGCGGGAAAAAGTTACTAAAATTATGGAGGTTTGTGGAGGTCATACCCACTCAATTTTTAGATACGGTATCGAGGCAATACTTCCGGAAACTATCGAATTAATTCATGGTCCTGGATGTCCCGTTTGTGTGATGCCGCGAGGTCGTTTAGATGATGCCATTTTTCTCGCACAACAACCGAACGTAATTCTGACAACTTTTGGCGATACTATGCGTGTCCCTGGTTCCCATTTTAGTCTGCTGCAAGCGCGAGCAAAAGGTGATGATATTCGCATGGTTTATTCTCCTCGCGATGCCTTAAAAATTGCCAGAGAAAATCTCGATAAAGAAGTAATATTTTTAGCATTAGGTTTTGAAACAACCGTTCCTAGTACCGCTTTAACTATTTTAGAAGCGCAAAGAGATGGCATCACTAATTTTAGTTTATTTTCTAATCATGTGGTGATTATTCCCGCTCTGAAAGCTTTGTTAGATAACCCAGATTTACAGTTAGACGGTTTTGTTGGTCCCGGTCATGTCAGCATGGTAATTGGCACAGAACCCTATCAAGTTATTGCCCAAGAATATCATAAACCTGTGGTAGTTTCTGGGTTTGAACCCTTGGATATTCTCCAATCAATTTGGATGGTATTAAAACAATTAGATGAGCAGAGATGTGAGATCGAAAATCAGTATGATCGAGTGGTACAAAATCAAGGAAATAGAGTCGCTTTATCGGCAATCAAGCAAGTTTTTGAACTGCGGGATCAGTTTGAATGGCGAGGTTTAGGAGAAATTGCTCAAGGAGGGTTAAAACTGCGAGATGAGTACAGTAATTTTGACGCGGAGAAGAAATTTACTTTACCCAATCAGCGCGTTAAAGATCACAAAGCTTGTCAGTGTGGCGAAATTCTTAAAGGTGTTTTAAAACCCTGGGAATGTAAAGTATTTGGTACTGCTTGTACTCCCGAACATCCCATCGGTACTTGTATGGTTTCTAGTGAAGGTGCTTGTGCCGCTTATTATAAGTATGGCAGACATCGGTAA